One region of Streptomyces sp. NBC_00442 genomic DNA includes:
- a CDS encoding MerR family transcriptional regulator, whose translation MTVIESTAVRVERARQDLCSTDPRHPRPDGQDRYTISEVVASTGLTAHTLRWYERIGLMPHVDRSHTGQRRFSNKDLDWLSFVGKLRLTGMPVADMVRYAELVREGAHTFEARQELLERTRRDVVARMAELQDTLAVLDYKIDYYADARKASERA comes from the coding sequence ATGACGGTGATCGAAAGCACAGCGGTGCGAGTGGAGCGGGCCCGGCAGGACCTCTGCTCGACGGATCCGCGCCACCCGCGCCCCGACGGCCAGGACCGCTACACGATCAGCGAGGTCGTCGCGTCCACCGGACTCACCGCGCACACCCTGCGCTGGTACGAGCGGATCGGCCTGATGCCGCACGTGGACCGCTCGCACACCGGACAGCGGCGGTTCAGCAACAAGGACCTCGACTGGCTCTCCTTCGTCGGCAAGCTCCGCCTGACCGGCATGCCGGTCGCCGACATGGTCCGCTACGCCGAACTCGTCCGCGAGGGAGCGCACACCTTCGAGGCGCGCCAGGAACTCCTGGAGCGGACCCGGCGCGATGTGGTCGCACGCATGGCGGAACTCCAGGACACGCTCGCCGTGCTCGACTACAAGATCGACTATTACGCGGACGCCCGCAAGGCGTCGGAAAGGGCCTGA
- a CDS encoding ACP S-malonyltransferase has product MLVLVAPGQGAQTPGFLTPWLDLPGAADRLAAWSDAIGLDLVHYGTQADADAIRDTAVAQPLLVAAGLLSAAALGDVTPGAVAGHSVGEITATAFAGVLSEEAALGFVRKRGLGMAEAAAVTPTGMAALLGGDAENVLPHLEKLGLTPANVNGAGQIVAAGTAEQLAALEADKPEGVRRVVALKVAGAFHTRHMAPAVASLEEAATSLDIADPRFTYVSNADGKTVASGQEIVARLVNQVSNPVRWDLCMETFTELGATALVELCPGGTLTGLAKRAMQGVKTLALKTPADLDAARALIAEHASA; this is encoded by the coding sequence GTGCTCGTACTCGTCGCTCCCGGCCAAGGCGCTCAGACGCCCGGCTTCCTGACTCCTTGGCTCGACCTTCCCGGCGCGGCCGACCGGCTCGCCGCGTGGTCGGACGCCATCGGTCTCGACCTCGTCCACTACGGCACGCAGGCCGACGCCGACGCGATCCGGGACACCGCCGTGGCCCAGCCCCTGCTGGTCGCCGCGGGTCTGCTGTCCGCCGCCGCGCTGGGTGATGTCACCCCCGGCGCCGTCGCGGGCCACAGCGTCGGAGAGATCACCGCCACCGCGTTCGCGGGCGTCCTGTCCGAGGAGGCCGCGCTCGGCTTCGTGCGCAAGCGGGGCCTGGGCATGGCCGAGGCCGCGGCCGTGACGCCGACCGGCATGGCCGCGCTGCTCGGCGGCGACGCCGAGAACGTGCTGCCGCACCTGGAGAAGCTCGGCCTGACGCCGGCGAACGTGAACGGCGCGGGCCAGATCGTGGCCGCCGGCACCGCCGAGCAGCTCGCCGCCCTGGAGGCCGACAAGCCCGAGGGCGTGCGCCGCGTGGTGGCCCTCAAGGTGGCCGGCGCGTTCCACACGCGCCACATGGCCCCCGCGGTGGCGTCCCTCGAAGAGGCCGCCACGTCCCTGGACATCGCCGACCCGCGGTTCACCTACGTCTCGAACGCGGACGGCAAGACCGTGGCGAGCGGCCAGGAGATCGTGGCCCGCCTGGTCAACCAGGTCTCCAATCCGGTCCGTTGGGACCTGTGCATGGAGACGTTCACGGAGCTCGGCGCGACGGCCCTGGTCGAGCTGTGCCCCGGTGGCACGCTGACCGGCCTCGCCAAGCGTGCGATGCAGGGCGTGAAGACCCTTGCCCTGAAGACCCCCGCCGACCTCGACGCGGCTCGCGCGCTCATCGCCGAGCACGCATCCGCCTAA
- a CDS encoding TetR/AcrR family transcriptional regulator codes for MTVEQRPVTPAGGLRELKKQRTRDALLRAALELFTTQGYEQTTVDEIADAVDVSQRTFFRYFANKEAVVFAAQDTVEWHFVDALRERPPAEGPFTAMRRAVLSAWDTIEERLSPVVPVALYMRTYQVIESTPALLAVHLRRSAEIEEHIARLIAEREGLDIDADPRPRVAVAAFTGVMRVAGGLWGQGGDPSVTAIRGLTSAYLDHLGPALADDWRA; via the coding sequence GTGACGGTGGAGCAGCGCCCGGTGACGCCCGCGGGCGGCCTGCGCGAGCTGAAGAAGCAGCGCACCCGCGACGCACTGCTGCGGGCGGCGCTCGAACTCTTCACCACCCAGGGCTACGAGCAGACGACGGTCGACGAGATCGCGGACGCCGTCGACGTCTCGCAGCGCACCTTCTTCCGCTACTTCGCGAACAAGGAAGCCGTGGTCTTCGCGGCGCAGGACACCGTCGAGTGGCACTTCGTGGACGCGCTGCGCGAACGGCCGCCCGCCGAGGGCCCGTTCACCGCGATGCGCCGTGCGGTGCTCTCGGCCTGGGACACGATCGAGGAGCGCCTGTCCCCCGTGGTGCCGGTCGCCCTGTACATGCGGACGTACCAGGTGATCGAGTCGACCCCCGCGCTGCTCGCGGTCCATCTGCGCCGTTCGGCGGAGATCGAGGAGCACATCGCGCGGCTGATCGCCGAGCGCGAGGGCCTCGACATCGACGCCGACCCGCGACCCCGGGTGGCCGTGGCCGCCTTCACCGGCGTGATGCGGGTCGCGGGCGGCCTGTGGGGCCAGGGCGGAGACCCCAGCGTGACCGCGATCCGCGGGCTGACCTCGGCCTATCTGGATCACCTCGGCCCAGCGCTCGCCGACGACTGGCGGGCCTGA
- a CDS encoding serine hydrolase domain-containing protein, protein MESLRIIETWPVPTAAAAVVRADGTLAGTHGPVSHRFPLASVTKPLAAYAALVAYEEGAVELDEPAGPSGATVRHLLAHTSGLAFDEHRVMAPPGDRRLYSNAGFEELGDHIAKQSGIPFADYVRQAVFEPLGMASTTVEGSPAKDGVSTVEDLARFAAEVQVPRLLHPATVAEAMHVQYPGLKGVLPGYGHQNPNDWGLGFEIRGAKSPHWTGSSSSPRTFGHFGQAGTFLWVDPDAGLACVALTDRAFGPWAAEVWPAFTDAVLAEYTRR, encoded by the coding sequence ATGGAGAGCCTGCGGATCATCGAGACCTGGCCCGTACCGACCGCGGCGGCGGCCGTGGTGCGGGCCGACGGAACGCTTGCCGGCACCCACGGGCCGGTGTCCCACCGGTTCCCCCTCGCCTCCGTCACCAAGCCGCTCGCCGCGTACGCGGCCCTCGTCGCGTACGAGGAGGGGGCGGTCGAGCTCGACGAGCCGGCCGGGCCCTCCGGAGCCACCGTCCGGCACCTGCTCGCGCACACCTCGGGGCTGGCCTTCGACGAGCACCGGGTGATGGCCCCGCCCGGGGACCGGCGCCTGTACTCCAACGCGGGGTTCGAGGAGCTCGGCGACCACATCGCGAAGCAGTCCGGCATCCCCTTCGCCGACTACGTGCGCCAGGCCGTGTTCGAGCCGCTCGGCATGGCGTCCACCACGGTGGAGGGCTCCCCCGCCAAGGACGGCGTCTCCACCGTCGAGGACCTCGCGCGCTTCGCCGCGGAGGTACAGGTGCCGCGGCTGCTCCACCCGGCGACCGTCGCCGAGGCGATGCACGTGCAGTACCCGGGCCTCAAGGGCGTGCTGCCGGGCTACGGCCACCAGAACCCCAACGACTGGGGCCTCGGTTTCGAGATCCGCGGCGCCAAGTCGCCGCACTGGACGGGCAGTTCGTCCTCGCCGCGCACCTTCGGCCACTTCGGCCAGGCCGGAACGTTCCTGTGGGTCGACCCCGACGCGGGCCTGGCCTGTGTGGCGCTGACGGACCGCGCGTTCGGGCCGTGGGCCGCCGAGGTGTGGCCGGCCTTCACCGACGCGGTGCTCGCCGAGTACACCCGGCGCTGA
- a CDS encoding pirin family protein, with amino-acid sequence MISVRRGDERYPGGDPDAGIESLHAFSFGRFYDPDNLRFGSVLACNEERLAPGAGFDEHPHSHTEILTWVVEGELTHRDSAGHTTLVRPGDVQCLSSAGGVRHEERNEGQDPLVFLQMWLAPTKPGGAPAYDIVRGIADSTPYAVRPAGAMLHVRRLASGERTAVPDAPGVYVHVVRGRVRLAREELAPGDSARITGAAGLELAADEAAEVLVWELGSV; translated from the coding sequence GTGATTTCAGTCAGGCGCGGCGACGAGCGCTATCCGGGCGGCGACCCGGATGCCGGCATCGAGTCCTTGCACGCCTTCTCCTTCGGCCGGTTCTACGACCCGGACAACCTGCGCTTCGGGTCCGTCCTCGCCTGCAACGAGGAGCGGCTCGCGCCCGGCGCCGGGTTCGACGAGCACCCGCACAGCCACACCGAGATCCTCACCTGGGTCGTCGAGGGCGAGCTCACCCACCGCGACTCGGCGGGCCACACCACGCTGGTGCGCCCCGGCGACGTGCAGTGCCTGAGCTCCGCGGGCGGCGTCCGGCACGAGGAACGCAACGAAGGCCAGGACCCGCTGGTCTTCCTCCAGATGTGGCTCGCGCCGACGAAGCCGGGAGGCGCCCCCGCGTACGACATCGTGCGGGGCATCGCCGACTCCACGCCCTACGCGGTGCGCCCCGCGGGCGCCATGCTCCACGTCCGCCGTCTCGCGAGCGGTGAGCGCACCGCCGTTCCGGACGCGCCCGGTGTGTACGTCCATGTCGTGCGCGGCCGGGTCCGCCTGGCGCGGGAGGAGCTCGCGCCGGGCGACTCGGCGCGGATCACCGGCGCGGCAGGCCTGGAACTGGCGGCGGACGAAGCCGCCGAGGTCCTTGTGTGGGAGCTCGGCTCCGTGTGA
- a CDS encoding ketoacyl-ACP synthase III, with product MSKIRPSKGAPYARIMGVGGYRPVRVVPNEVILETIDSSDEWIRSRSGIATRHWASPEETVAAMSIEASGKAIADAGITADQIGGVIVSTVSHFKQTPAVATEIADKLGTDKAAAFDISAGCAGFGYGLTLAKGMVVEGSAEYVLVIGVERLSDLTDLQDRATAFLFGDGAGAVVVGPSDEPAIGPTIWGSEGDKSETIKQTVPWTEYDSSGKFPAITQEGQAVFRWAVFEMAKVAQQALDAAGISPDDLDVFIPHQANMRIIDSMVKTLKLPDHVTVARDVETTGNTSAASIPLAMERLLATGQAKSGDTALVIGFGAGLVYAATVVTLP from the coding sequence ATGTCGAAGATCCGGCCCAGCAAGGGCGCACCGTACGCGCGCATCATGGGCGTGGGCGGCTACCGGCCCGTGCGGGTGGTGCCCAACGAGGTGATCCTGGAGACGATCGACTCCTCGGACGAGTGGATCCGTTCGCGCTCCGGCATCGCCACGCGGCACTGGGCCTCCCCCGAGGAGACCGTGGCCGCGATGTCGATCGAGGCCTCCGGCAAGGCGATCGCCGACGCCGGAATCACCGCCGACCAGATCGGCGGTGTGATCGTCTCCACCGTCTCGCACTTCAAGCAGACCCCGGCGGTGGCGACCGAGATCGCCGACAAGCTGGGCACCGACAAGGCCGCCGCGTTCGACATCTCGGCCGGCTGCGCGGGCTTCGGCTACGGTCTGACCCTGGCCAAGGGCATGGTCGTCGAGGGTTCCGCCGAGTACGTCCTGGTCATCGGCGTGGAGCGGCTCAGCGACCTGACCGACCTTCAGGACCGTGCGACGGCGTTCCTGTTCGGCGACGGCGCGGGCGCGGTCGTCGTGGGACCCTCGGACGAGCCGGCCATCGGCCCCACGATCTGGGGTTCCGAGGGCGACAAGTCGGAGACCATCAAGCAGACCGTGCCGTGGACCGAGTACGACAGCTCGGGCAAGTTCCCCGCGATCACGCAGGAGGGCCAGGCGGTCTTCCGCTGGGCCGTGTTCGAGATGGCGAAGGTCGCCCAGCAGGCGCTGGACGCGGCCGGAATCAGCCCGGACGACCTGGACGTCTTCATTCCGCACCAGGCCAACATGCGGATCATCGACTCGATGGTGAAGACTCTCAAACTGCCGGACCACGTCACGGTCGCCCGTGACGTGGAGACCACCGGCAACACCTCGGCCGCCTCGATCCCGCTCGCAATGGAGCGGCTCCTGGCGACCGGACAGGCGAAGAGCGGCGACACCGCGCTCGTCATCGGCTTCGGGGCGGGTCTCGTGTACGCCGCGACGGTCGTTACCCTCCCCTAG
- a CDS encoding aldo/keto reductase, with the protein MSNSPVEKISTVRLGTDGPRIGVQGFGAMGISEFYGATDEAAARDTLEATVEAGVTLIDTADIYGSGANEEFLAPFLAAHRDQVTLATKFAVERRADDPRYRGINNSPAYIKKAVEASLRRLNTDVIDLYYMHRRNPDVPLAESVGAMAELVAEGKVKYLGLSEVTGAELREAYAVHPIAALQSEWSVFSRDVEHSAVAAAAELGVTFVPYSPLGRGFLTGAFADAGKELSEGDFRRFQPRFTGDNAATNAALLEPLHEIAAAHGATTAQIALAWVQQRAQVHGLTVVPIPGTRKRSRLLENAGAARITLSAKELVLLEPIAGKVAGDRYPDMSSTSAARER; encoded by the coding sequence ATGAGCAACAGCCCGGTTGAGAAGATCAGCACCGTACGGCTCGGGACCGACGGCCCACGGATCGGCGTCCAGGGCTTCGGCGCCATGGGCATCAGCGAGTTCTACGGCGCCACCGACGAGGCCGCCGCACGCGACACCCTGGAGGCGACGGTCGAGGCGGGCGTCACCCTCATCGACACCGCCGACATCTACGGCTCCGGCGCCAACGAGGAGTTCCTCGCCCCCTTCCTCGCCGCCCACCGCGACCAGGTGACCCTGGCCACCAAGTTCGCCGTCGAGCGCCGCGCCGACGACCCGCGGTACCGGGGCATCAACAACAGCCCCGCCTACATCAAGAAGGCCGTCGAGGCGAGCCTGCGCCGCCTGAACACCGACGTCATCGACCTGTACTACATGCACCGCCGCAACCCCGACGTGCCGCTCGCCGAGTCCGTCGGCGCGATGGCCGAGCTGGTCGCCGAGGGCAAGGTGAAGTACCTGGGCCTGAGCGAGGTCACCGGCGCCGAGCTGCGCGAGGCGTACGCCGTGCACCCCATCGCCGCCCTCCAGTCGGAGTGGTCCGTCTTCAGCCGCGACGTCGAGCACAGCGCGGTCGCGGCCGCCGCCGAACTCGGCGTCACCTTCGTGCCGTACTCCCCGCTCGGCCGCGGCTTCCTCACCGGAGCCTTCGCGGACGCGGGCAAGGAGCTGAGCGAGGGCGACTTCCGCAGGTTCCAGCCGCGCTTCACCGGTGACAACGCCGCCACCAACGCCGCCCTGCTCGAACCCCTCCACGAGATCGCGGCGGCACACGGCGCGACGACCGCGCAGATCGCGCTGGCCTGGGTGCAGCAGCGGGCCCAGGTGCACGGCCTGACCGTCGTGCCGATCCCCGGCACCCGCAAGCGCAGCCGCCTCCTGGAGAACGCCGGCGCCGCCCGCATCACGCTGAGCGCCAAGGAGCTGGTGCTCCTCGAACCGATCGCCGGGAAGGTGGCGGGCGACCGCTACCCCGACATGTCCTCCACCTCGGCGGCCCGCGAGCGGTAG
- a CDS encoding MFS transporter translates to MTSQTTVEKAPQDEIPVPAKGLRGHPWLTLFAVAIGVMMVALDGTIVAIANPAIQKNLGASLQDVQWITNGYMLALAVSLITAGKLGDRFGHRQTFLIGVVGFGAASGAIGLSHSVTFVIAFRVLQGLFGALLMPAALGLLRATFPAEKLNMAIGIWGMVIGASTAGGPILGGVLVEHVNWQSVFFINVPVGLIALVLGLVILRDHRAQNAPKSFDIVGIVLLSVAMFCMIWALIKGSEYGWGSGRTLGFIAAAVICFVLFALWETKVKEPLIPLGLFRSVPLSAGTILMILMAFAFMGGLFFVTFYLQNVHGMSAVDSGLHLLPLTGMMIVASPVAGALITKLGPRVPLVGGMVCTAVAMFGMSRLTIDTGTFTMSIWFALLGMGLAPVMVGATEVIVGNAPLELSGVAGGLQQAGMQVGGSLGTAVLGAVMSSEVTSKLPDNWAAAKLPPMTPGQTADFSKAVEVGMGPVQPNTPPQIAARIAGVAHDTFVSGMSTAFTVAGIVAVLAAAVALFTKRGVNAQEGAGVGHI, encoded by the coding sequence ATGACTAGTCAGACCACCGTCGAAAAGGCGCCACAGGACGAGATACCGGTGCCGGCCAAGGGGCTGCGCGGCCACCCCTGGCTGACGCTCTTCGCCGTGGCCATCGGCGTGATGATGGTCGCGCTCGACGGCACCATCGTGGCGATCGCGAACCCCGCCATCCAGAAGAACCTGGGAGCCTCGCTCCAGGACGTCCAGTGGATCACCAATGGCTACATGCTGGCCCTGGCCGTCTCCCTGATCACCGCGGGCAAGCTCGGCGACCGGTTCGGGCACCGCCAGACCTTCCTCATCGGTGTCGTCGGTTTCGGCGCCGCCTCTGGCGCCATCGGCCTCTCGCACAGCGTCACCTTCGTCATCGCCTTCCGCGTCCTTCAGGGACTGTTCGGCGCGCTCCTCATGCCGGCCGCGCTCGGCCTGCTGCGCGCCACCTTCCCGGCCGAGAAGCTGAACATGGCGATCGGCATCTGGGGCATGGTCATCGGTGCCTCCACCGCGGGCGGCCCGATCCTCGGCGGCGTGCTCGTCGAGCACGTCAACTGGCAGTCGGTCTTCTTCATCAACGTGCCGGTGGGCCTGATCGCGCTGGTCCTCGGCCTCGTGATCCTGCGGGACCACCGCGCGCAGAACGCCCCCAAGTCGTTCGACATCGTCGGCATCGTGCTGCTTTCGGTCGCGATGTTCTGCATGATCTGGGCGCTCATCAAGGGCTCGGAGTACGGCTGGGGCAGCGGCAGGACCCTCGGGTTCATCGCGGCCGCCGTGATCTGCTTCGTGCTCTTCGCCCTGTGGGAGACCAAGGTCAAGGAGCCGCTGATCCCGCTCGGCCTGTTCCGGTCCGTGCCGCTGTCCGCGGGCACGATCCTGATGATCCTGATGGCGTTCGCCTTCATGGGCGGGCTCTTCTTCGTCACCTTCTACCTGCAGAACGTGCACGGCATGTCGGCCGTCGACAGCGGTCTGCACCTCCTGCCGCTCACCGGCATGATGATCGTCGCCTCGCCGGTCGCGGGCGCCCTGATCACCAAGCTCGGCCCGCGCGTCCCGCTGGTCGGCGGCATGGTCTGCACCGCCGTCGCCATGTTCGGGATGTCCCGCCTCACCATCGACACGGGCACCTTCACCATGTCGATCTGGTTCGCGCTGCTCGGCATGGGCCTGGCGCCCGTCATGGTCGGCGCGACCGAGGTCATCGTCGGCAACGCGCCGCTGGAGCTGTCCGGTGTCGCCGGCGGTCTCCAGCAGGCCGGTATGCAGGTCGGCGGCTCGCTCGGCACCGCGGTGCTCGGCGCCGTGATGTCCTCCGAGGTCACCTCCAAGCTCCCGGACAACTGGGCCGCCGCCAAGCTGCCGCCCATGACGCCCGGCCAGACCGCGGACTTCTCCAAGGCCGTCGAGGTCGGCATGGGCCCGGTCCAGCCGAACACCCCGCCCCAGATCGCGGCCAGGATCGCGGGCGTCGCGCACGACACGTTCGTGTCGGGCATGAGCACCGCGTTCACCGTCGCCGGGATCGTGGCGGTGCTCGCCGCCGCGGTCGCCCTGTTCACCAAGCGCGGCGTGAACGCGCAGGAGGGCGCGGGCGTGGGTCACATCTGA
- a CDS encoding alpha/beta hydrolase codes for MTSFDSSPTLNAWRAVLALAVVFVMLATSGWTAIRGHSGDSEPRAKALAAWARDTIDGHKLPRADGTAKQLAQFFGSITAAERDRLADRYPLVVGNLNGAPVTLRYRANRVALAEARTVEKKRTADPRLSADGRQNASRRMHRFDSLLDDGRQILAFDPSDTGRVAEVFGDLDHAQRISVIIPGVDTNVLTFEKSSRANTAPVGMAESLYAAEHTASPGTRTAVIAWADYTAPAGLGIDAAIGRLAEEGAVRLSAMVRALPGTSPVELFCHSYGSVVCGVSTRELPPRVSDIAVAGSPGMRVNNAAQLGTKAQVWAMRDRDDWIQDVPYLDVAGLGHGADPVTTAFGARVLSSSGAIGHTGYFEPGTQSLANFAAIGVGAYRTVGCSAADADCADGISDRSAA; via the coding sequence GTGACTTCCTTCGACTCCTCCCCCACATTGAACGCCTGGCGCGCAGTGCTCGCGCTCGCCGTCGTGTTCGTCATGCTCGCGACCTCCGGCTGGACGGCGATCCGCGGCCACTCCGGCGACTCCGAGCCCCGCGCCAAGGCCCTCGCCGCCTGGGCGCGCGACACCATAGACGGCCACAAGCTGCCCAGGGCGGACGGCACCGCGAAGCAGCTGGCGCAGTTCTTCGGCTCTATCACCGCGGCCGAGCGCGACCGCCTCGCCGACCGCTACCCGCTGGTCGTCGGCAACCTCAACGGTGCCCCCGTGACCCTGCGCTACCGGGCCAACCGGGTCGCGCTCGCCGAGGCGCGCACCGTCGAGAAGAAACGCACGGCCGACCCGCGGCTGTCCGCCGACGGCCGCCAGAACGCGTCCCGGCGGATGCACCGGTTCGACTCGCTGCTCGACGACGGCCGCCAGATCCTCGCCTTCGACCCCTCCGACACCGGCCGGGTCGCGGAGGTCTTCGGCGACCTGGACCACGCCCAGCGCATCTCCGTGATCATCCCGGGAGTCGACACCAACGTCCTGACCTTCGAGAAGAGCAGCCGCGCCAACACCGCCCCGGTCGGCATGGCCGAGTCGCTGTACGCGGCCGAGCACACCGCGTCCCCCGGTACCCGGACCGCCGTGATCGCCTGGGCCGACTACACGGCGCCCGCCGGGCTCGGCATCGACGCGGCGATCGGCAGGCTGGCCGAGGAGGGAGCGGTGCGGCTTTCCGCCATGGTGCGCGCGCTGCCCGGCACCTCCCCGGTCGAGCTGTTCTGCCACAGCTACGGCTCGGTGGTGTGCGGGGTCTCCACGCGCGAACTGCCGCCCCGCGTCAGCGACATCGCGGTGGCCGGCAGCCCCGGAATGCGGGTGAACAACGCCGCCCAGCTGGGCACCAAGGCGCAGGTCTGGGCGATGCGGGACAGGGACGACTGGATCCAGGACGTGCCGTATCTGGACGTCGCGGGCCTCGGACACGGCGCCGACCCGGTCACGACGGCCTTCGGCGCCCGCGTCCTCTCGTCCTCCGGAGCGATCGGCCACACCGGCTATTTCGAGCCGGGCACGCAGAGCCTCGCCAACTTCGCCGCGATCGGAGTTGGCGCATACCGGACGGTCGGCTGCAGCGCCGCCGACGCCGACTGCGCCGACGGGATTTCCGACCGGTCCGCGGCTTGA
- a CDS encoding PucR family transcriptional regulator — protein sequence MPAPDPVHPAKNAHPHAATLKRLEQSSGRLAANAIARMDATLPWYRAMPPENRSWIGLVAQAGIAAFTEWFRHPETPQAISTDVFGTAPRELTRAITLRQTVEMVRTTIEVMETAIDEVAAPGDESILREALLVYAREIAFATAQVYAQAAEARGAWDARLESLVVNAVLSGEADEGAVSRAAALGWNSPEHVCVVLGTAPDGDSELTVEAIRRAARHTKLQVLTGVLGNRLVVIAGGSDNPLQVAKGLIGPYAAGPVVAGPVVPDLLAATRSAQAAAAGLKACSAWQDAPRPVLADDLLPERAIASDPAAREQLVEEIYRPLEEAGSALLETLSVYLEQASSLEGAARMLFVHPNTVRYRLRRVTDVTGWSPSDVRSAFTLRIALILGRLADGDSQS from the coding sequence GTGCCAGCACCCGATCCCGTACACCCCGCGAAGAATGCCCATCCACACGCGGCGACCCTGAAGCGTCTTGAGCAGTCCTCGGGCCGGCTCGCGGCGAACGCGATCGCCCGTATGGACGCGACGCTGCCGTGGTACCGGGCGATGCCGCCGGAGAACCGGTCGTGGATCGGTCTGGTCGCCCAGGCCGGCATCGCGGCCTTCACCGAGTGGTTCCGGCATCCCGAGACGCCGCAGGCGATCTCCACCGACGTCTTCGGCACGGCCCCGCGCGAGCTGACGCGCGCGATCACCCTGCGCCAGACCGTGGAGATGGTGCGCACCACCATCGAGGTCATGGAGACCGCGATCGACGAGGTCGCGGCGCCGGGCGACGAGTCGATCCTGCGCGAGGCGCTCCTCGTGTACGCCCGTGAGATCGCCTTCGCGACGGCCCAGGTGTACGCGCAGGCCGCCGAGGCCCGTGGCGCGTGGGACGCCCGGCTCGAATCCCTGGTCGTCAACGCGGTGCTGTCGGGCGAGGCCGACGAGGGCGCGGTGTCCCGGGCCGCGGCGCTGGGCTGGAACTCGCCGGAGCACGTGTGCGTGGTGCTCGGCACGGCCCCTGACGGCGACAGCGAGCTGACCGTGGAGGCGATCCGGCGGGCCGCACGGCACACCAAGCTGCAGGTCCTCACCGGGGTGCTCGGCAACCGCCTGGTCGTCATCGCGGGCGGCAGCGACAATCCGCTCCAAGTGGCGAAGGGCCTGATCGGGCCGTACGCCGCGGGTCCCGTGGTGGCCGGACCCGTGGTGCCCGACCTGCTGGCGGCGACACGGTCCGCGCAGGCCGCGGCGGCCGGCCTGAAGGCGTGTTCGGCCTGGCAGGACGCCCCGCGGCCGGTTCTCGCGGACGATCTCCTGCCGGAGCGGGCGATCGCGTCCGATCCTGCCGCGCGCGAGCAGCTGGTGGAGGAGATCTACAGACCGCTGGAGGAAGCCGGCTCCGCGCTCCTGGAAACCTTGAGCGTTTATCTGGAGCAGGCGAGCAGTCTTGAGGGTGCGGCCCGGATGTTGTTCGTCCACCCCAATACCGTTCGCTACCGGCTCCGACGTGTGACGGACGTCACCGGGTGGTCGCCGTCCGACGTGCGCTCCGCGTTCACGCTGAGGATCGCGCTGATCCTGGGGCGCTTGGCCGACGGAGATTCGCAGTCCTAG
- a CDS encoding DUF4429 domain-containing protein, which yields MGDVLAGIHATWEFETDSVLIRFERGIRAPKLFQALRERRIPHEALESVTLSPGKRGTVVLHAVPRQGADPLMEAAAGQLKEGCDPYRLVLPAERETLAEYYTDELRSSLAPYASKPADRHLVAAPEAPLNFKAYDGRAAFDGRQVSFRWFWTGASSEKWKAGDQTFPVAALSGVEWRSPEVFDGHLRLLRREPERTDGCAGHGGSGHGSPGHEGAGPADRDPASVVFGLGYGPVHESLPFAAAVLAAVRGGGGGPSTPHQTVPVPSARRDPADIAERIRHLGDLHRAGLVTDDEFTAKKAELLAEL from the coding sequence ATGGGTGATGTGCTGGCCGGAATTCATGCCACCTGGGAGTTCGAGACCGACTCCGTGCTCATCCGCTTCGAACGGGGGATCCGTGCGCCGAAGCTCTTCCAGGCGCTGCGCGAACGGCGCATCCCCCACGAGGCGTTGGAGTCGGTGACGCTCTCCCCGGGCAAACGCGGCACTGTGGTGCTGCACGCGGTGCCGAGGCAGGGCGCCGATCCGCTGATGGAGGCCGCGGCGGGCCAGTTGAAGGAGGGCTGCGACCCCTACCGCCTGGTGCTGCCCGCCGAACGCGAGACGCTCGCCGAGTACTACACGGACGAGCTGCGGTCGTCGTTGGCACCGTACGCATCGAAACCCGCCGACCGCCATCTCGTCGCGGCGCCCGAGGCCCCGCTGAACTTCAAGGCGTACGACGGCAGGGCGGCCTTCGACGGACGGCAGGTCAGCTTCCGCTGGTTCTGGACGGGCGCGTCCTCGGAGAAGTGGAAGGCAGGCGACCAGACCTTCCCGGTGGCCGCACTCAGCGGCGTCGAGTGGCGCTCCCCCGAGGTCTTCGACGGGCACCTGCGGCTGCTGCGCCGGGAGCCGGAACGGACGGACGGGTGCGCCGGACACGGAGGCTCCGGACACGGGAGCCCCGGCCACGAGGGTGCCGGGCCGGCCGACCGCGATCCGGCGTCCGTCGTCTTCGGTCTCGGCTACGGCCCCGTCCACGAGTCGCTGCCCTTCGCGGCGGCGGTCCTGGCGGCGGTACGGGGCGGAGGCGGCGGGCCCTCGACCCCGCACCAGACGGTGCCCGTGCCGTCGGCACGGCGCGACCCCGCGGACATCGCGGAAAGGATCCGCCACCTCGGCGACCTGCACCGGGCCGGCCTGGTGACCGACGACGAGTTCACCGCGAAGAAGGCGGAGCTCCTGGCGGAGCTGTAG